A window of the Virgibacillus pantothenticus genome harbors these coding sequences:
- a CDS encoding acetaldehyde dehydrogenase (acetylating) — MPEFDKDLQSIQEARLLIASALKAQAELAEMSQKDIDQIVEHMAKAAFANAEKLAMLAHEETGFGNVEDKIIKNKFASEKVYESIKNMKTVGILNDNEKQKVMEVAVPLGVIAGVIPSTNPTSTVIYKALIAIKARNAIVFSPHPGAKQCILETVKILNKAAIEAGAPAGAIGTLTILSMQGTSELMKHKDVALILATGGGAMVRAAYSSGNPAIGVGPGNGPAFIERTADIEKAVSRIISSKTFDNGVICASEQSVVVEQISESKVIQEFKRQGAYFLNEKESQLLSKFILRSNGTMNPKIVGKTAYSIAQMADITVPDNTTVLISRQTEVSKVNPYAREKLCPILAFYTENDWISACDRCIELLNVEGIGHTLCIHSSDEAVIREFALRKPVSRFLVNTPGALGGIGATTNLSPALTLGCGTVGGSSTSDNITPLNLLNIRRASYGIREKEDIRFTLNQDITFNGQNNIDLNSLNKEISKKEIAQLIEVALQKLAKEEA; from the coding sequence ATGCCAGAATTTGATAAGGACCTTCAATCAATCCAAGAAGCTAGATTACTAATTGCATCTGCGCTAAAAGCACAAGCTGAATTGGCTGAAATGAGTCAAAAGGATATTGATCAGATAGTTGAGCATATGGCTAAAGCAGCTTTTGCTAATGCTGAAAAGTTAGCAATGTTAGCACATGAAGAAACTGGATTTGGTAATGTTGAAGATAAAATAATTAAAAATAAATTTGCTAGTGAGAAAGTCTATGAAAGCATCAAAAATATGAAAACTGTGGGTATTTTAAATGATAACGAGAAGCAAAAGGTGATGGAAGTTGCTGTTCCGCTTGGCGTGATAGCGGGGGTAATTCCTTCTACAAATCCCACATCAACCGTTATCTACAAGGCACTAATTGCAATTAAAGCAAGAAATGCAATTGTATTTTCTCCACATCCTGGAGCAAAACAATGCATTTTGGAAACGGTAAAGATTTTAAACAAGGCGGCAATAGAAGCTGGTGCTCCAGCAGGCGCTATTGGAACGTTAACCATCTTAAGTATGCAAGGAACATCTGAATTAATGAAACATAAGGATGTTGCTTTAATTCTTGCAACAGGAGGCGGAGCAATGGTTCGGGCGGCTTATAGCTCTGGTAATCCAGCAATTGGCGTCGGACCAGGAAACGGGCCTGCCTTTATTGAAAGAACCGCTGATATTGAAAAGGCCGTATCTCGTATTATTTCCAGTAAAACCTTTGATAATGGAGTTATCTGTGCTTCAGAGCAATCTGTTGTAGTTGAACAAATTAGTGAAAGTAAAGTTATCCAAGAGTTTAAACGACAAGGAGCATATTTCCTAAATGAGAAAGAAAGCCAATTATTATCGAAATTTATTTTAAGATCTAACGGGACAATGAATCCAAAGATAGTTGGTAAAACGGCTTACAGCATTGCTCAAATGGCAGATATTACTGTTCCTGATAATACAACGGTTTTAATATCTAGACAAACGGAAGTATCAAAAGTAAATCCATATGCTCGTGAAAAATTATGTCCCATATTAGCATTTTATACAGAAAATGATTGGATAAGTGCATGCGATCGCTGTATTGAATTATTAAATGTTGAAGGCATAGGACATACTTTGTGTATTCATTCGTCCGATGAAGCGGTGATTCGTGAATTTGCACTTCGGAAACCTGTGTCCAGATTTTTAGTTAATACACCAGGGGCTTTAGGAGGTATTGGAGCTACTACAAACCTATCTCCTGCATTAACATTAGGCTGTGGAACTGTTGGAGGAAGTTCAACGTCTGATAATATCACCCCTTTAAATCTGCTGAACATTCGTCGTGCATCTTATGGAATAAGAGAAAAAGAAGATATACGGTTCACATTGAATCAAGATATAACATTCAATGGGCAAAATAATATAGATTTAAATTCCTTAAATAAGGAAATTTCAAAAAAAGAGATTGCACAGTTAATTGAAGTTGCACTTCAAAAATTAGCAAAAGAGGAAGCA